A window of Rubricoccus marinus contains these coding sequences:
- a CDS encoding carboxypeptidase-like regulatory domain-containing protein produces MTRLRPLLACIFALCIAAPLAAQPVRFEAEIVDADDGTPLPGATAQVEGTDRGDASDASGRVVLTLETLPADVVVRFVGYASATLSLKPGDARDGVIRRVVRLSPAPYVMGEVAISAEPPGERIWRRVLARKATLARQIGSYSAEAYTRFLLVRDGRLDVRPVPIRLSESLSNLAWLPVSGLREEIVARRRRPDGGPFRWADQGPIPDLLFEDWLWLDGQRILGPGHPDAIRHYAFRLGETVEVDGMRMLDFAIVPRGPGLLAGRIRVVDSLWVVSEATLRASIGASGAAVQSFDAEHRWTYEPVWAGTALRDSLWLPAAYVREGRVDAGVLGMDFPAVRFRQRSQVSLHRVGGSGADVSTTQRFWSPAGVYGGNDPYRFARRSMPLDSLEVRADTSALLGRVELKEMLKPQEGIGIGIFGIQLGGLRGFSVEGEDD; encoded by the coding sequence ATGACACGCCTTCGGCCGCTTCTCGCCTGCATTTTTGCGCTGTGCATCGCCGCGCCTCTGGCGGCGCAACCGGTGCGGTTCGAAGCGGAGATCGTGGACGCTGACGACGGCACGCCGCTCCCCGGTGCGACGGCCCAGGTGGAGGGGACAGACCGAGGGGACGCCTCGGACGCCAGCGGCCGCGTGGTGCTGACGTTGGAGACGCTACCAGCCGACGTCGTGGTTCGGTTCGTGGGCTACGCCAGCGCGACGCTCTCCCTCAAACCCGGCGACGCCCGCGATGGCGTCATCCGGCGCGTGGTTCGGCTCTCGCCCGCGCCGTACGTCATGGGCGAGGTTGCGATCAGCGCCGAGCCTCCGGGCGAGCGCATCTGGCGCCGCGTCCTGGCGCGAAAGGCAACCCTCGCGCGCCAGATCGGCAGCTACTCCGCCGAGGCGTACACCCGCTTTTTGCTCGTGCGAGACGGGCGCTTGGACGTGAGGCCGGTCCCGATCCGGCTTTCCGAGTCGCTCTCCAACCTCGCGTGGCTCCCCGTCTCGGGCCTGCGCGAGGAGATCGTGGCGCGCAGGCGGCGGCCGGACGGAGGCCCATTCCGCTGGGCCGACCAGGGGCCGATTCCAGATCTCCTCTTCGAGGACTGGCTCTGGCTGGACGGGCAGCGCATCCTCGGCCCTGGCCACCCCGACGCGATCCGCCACTACGCCTTCCGCCTGGGCGAGACCGTCGAAGTCGACGGGATGCGGATGCTGGACTTCGCGATCGTGCCGCGCGGACCGGGACTCCTAGCGGGGCGCATTCGGGTTGTGGACTCGCTCTGGGTCGTCTCGGAGGCCACGCTTCGCGCGTCCATCGGGGCCTCTGGCGCGGCGGTGCAATCGTTCGATGCCGAGCACCGGTGGACGTACGAGCCCGTGTGGGCGGGCACGGCGCTGCGTGATTCGCTGTGGCTGCCAGCTGCCTACGTGCGCGAAGGGCGCGTAGACGCCGGCGTGTTGGGCATGGACTTCCCGGCCGTCCGGTTCCGCCAGAGGTCGCAGGTGTCGCTCCATCGCGTTGGGGGAAGCGGGGCGGACGTTTCGACCACGCAGCGTTTTTGGAGCCCCGCCGGGGTGTACGGAGGGAACGACCCGTACCGATTCGCGAGGCGGTCGATGCCGCTCGACAGCCTGGAAGTCCGGGCCGACACGTCGGCGCTGTTGGGGCGCGTCGAACTGAAAGAGATGCTCAAGCCCCAGGAAGGGATCGGCATCGGGATTTTTGGAATCCAACTCGGCGGGCTCCGCGGCTTTAGCGTGGAAGGCGAGGACGACTGA
- a CDS encoding wax ester/triacylglycerol synthase family O-acyltransferase, with amino-acid sequence MPLPRPKPFSVSPADGAWLRMEEPDNPMTITGVIAFGSRMTHEDAKALLMERFVPFNRFRMRIENPDSARAKWVPDDTFDLDDHLVPIELPAPGGHRGLEALVSDLMSQPLSFERSPWTFHLVQDVDDEIASAFVIRLHHVIGDGLGLMPVLLSMCDERFDPAKIPGTALAPAKPPRKPLAKRVTRTARGAVEETVDLLTKPAHLWRRLKTVGGGVGSLGHLLTMPKDSETVFKGEASPRKRAAWTRAIPLPTIKAIGAATGSKVNDVLMATATGALRRYLIARGDSVRGVEIRVAVPFNVRPADRPYDMGNAFSLVFVTLPVGTIDPLERLRLLKERMNALKDSQQPAVVYGILQSIGKAPGWGHQFVVDMFASKASAVVTNVPGPTEEMHMLGAPVRELMFWVPQAGDIGLGLSILSYDDNVRVGVAVDEAYASDPHPLVDAFEMEFAELAAQYA; translated from the coding sequence GTGCCTCTCCCCCGCCCGAAGCCGTTCTCTGTCAGCCCCGCCGACGGCGCGTGGCTGCGCATGGAAGAGCCCGACAACCCGATGACCATCACAGGGGTGATCGCGTTCGGGAGCCGGATGACGCACGAGGACGCGAAGGCCCTGCTGATGGAGCGGTTCGTGCCATTCAACCGCTTCCGGATGCGGATCGAGAACCCGGACTCGGCGCGCGCGAAGTGGGTGCCGGACGACACGTTCGACCTCGACGACCACCTCGTCCCCATCGAACTCCCCGCTCCTGGCGGACACCGAGGGTTGGAAGCGCTCGTGAGCGACCTCATGAGCCAGCCGCTCAGCTTTGAGCGCTCCCCCTGGACGTTCCACCTCGTCCAAGACGTGGACGACGAGATCGCGAGCGCCTTCGTTATCCGCCTCCACCACGTGATCGGCGACGGGCTCGGGCTGATGCCCGTGCTCCTCTCGATGTGCGATGAACGGTTCGACCCCGCCAAGATTCCCGGCACGGCCCTGGCGCCCGCGAAGCCGCCGAGGAAGCCTCTGGCGAAACGGGTCACGCGCACCGCCAGAGGCGCCGTCGAGGAGACGGTGGACCTGCTGACCAAACCCGCGCACCTCTGGCGCCGGCTGAAAACCGTCGGTGGCGGCGTGGGCTCCTTGGGGCACCTGCTGACGATGCCGAAGGACTCCGAGACCGTGTTCAAGGGCGAGGCATCGCCGCGCAAGCGCGCCGCGTGGACCCGCGCGATCCCGCTGCCCACCATCAAAGCCATCGGCGCGGCCACAGGCTCCAAGGTCAACGACGTGCTCATGGCGACCGCGACGGGCGCGCTCCGCCGCTATCTCATCGCCAGAGGCGACTCGGTCCGCGGCGTCGAGATCCGGGTCGCCGTCCCGTTCAACGTCCGCCCGGCCGACCGCCCGTACGACATGGGCAACGCGTTCTCGCTCGTGTTCGTGACGCTGCCGGTCGGGACCATCGACCCGCTGGAGCGGCTGCGGCTGCTGAAAGAGCGCATGAACGCGCTCAAGGACTCGCAGCAGCCGGCCGTGGTCTACGGCATCCTTCAGTCCATCGGCAAGGCGCCCGGCTGGGGCCACCAGTTCGTCGTGGACATGTTCGCGTCCAAGGCCTCGGCGGTGGTCACCAACGTGCCCGGCCCGACTGAGGAGATGCACATGCTCGGCGCGCCCGTCCGCGAGCTCATGTTCTGGGTGCCCCAGGCCGGCGACATCGGCCTCGGCCTCTCCATCCTCAGCTACGACGACAACGTCCGTGTCGGCGTGGCGGTGGACGAGGCGTACGCGTCGGACCCGCACCCCCTCGTAGACGCCTTCGAGATGGAGTTCGCCGAGCTCGCCGCGCAGTACGCCTAG
- the rlmN gene encoding 23S rRNA (adenine(2503)-C(2))-methyltransferase RlmN, with protein MPAPPDLLALDQIELTAFMREIGEPAYRGRQLFEWMHEKGARSFDAMTNLPLALRQRLGAEAQIGRLEETSRQTATDGTIKTLLRLPSGRAVEAVLIPDVDEETGRARRLTACVSSQVGCAMGCTFCATGRMGFQENLTAGQIAAQAQHLDALAHETYGRGLSNVVYMGMGEPLQNMSAVTKSVGLIRDGLGLAPRRVTVSTVGLARRIREVADGQASGAIPGFRLAVSLHAPTDAQRSAIMPVNRSEKTDLGALRDAIRHYWNLTGERVTYEYCVFAGQNDTDEDARNLAAVTRWAPSKVNLIVYNPVQGTGFTSPPEAELDRFIRALVREEVRVTVRRSRGQDIDAACGQLATREAA; from the coding sequence ATGCCAGCGCCCCCAGACCTCCTCGCCCTCGACCAGATCGAACTCACCGCGTTCATGCGGGAGATCGGCGAGCCGGCCTACCGGGGGCGGCAGCTCTTCGAGTGGATGCACGAAAAGGGCGCCCGCTCCTTCGACGCCATGACGAACCTGCCTCTGGCGCTGCGCCAGAGGCTCGGCGCCGAGGCGCAGATCGGGCGGCTGGAAGAGACGAGCCGCCAGACGGCGACCGACGGGACCATTAAGACGCTGCTCCGCCTCCCCTCCGGCCGCGCCGTGGAGGCCGTGCTCATCCCGGACGTAGACGAGGAGACCGGCCGCGCCCGCCGCCTCACGGCCTGCGTGTCCTCGCAGGTCGGCTGCGCGATGGGCTGCACGTTTTGCGCGACCGGCCGCATGGGATTCCAGGAGAACCTCACCGCCGGCCAGATCGCCGCCCAAGCGCAGCACCTGGACGCGCTCGCGCACGAGACGTATGGCCGCGGCCTCAGCAACGTCGTCTACATGGGCATGGGCGAGCCGCTGCAGAACATGAGCGCCGTCACCAAAAGCGTCGGGCTCATCCGCGACGGGCTCGGCCTCGCGCCGCGGCGCGTGACCGTTTCCACCGTCGGCCTCGCGCGCCGCATCCGCGAGGTGGCGGACGGGCAGGCTTCTGGCGCCATCCCCGGCTTCCGCCTCGCCGTTAGCCTCCACGCGCCGACGGACGCGCAGAGGAGCGCGATCATGCCCGTCAACCGCTCGGAAAAGACCGACCTCGGCGCCTTGCGCGACGCCATCCGTCACTACTGGAACCTGACCGGCGAGCGCGTCACCTACGAGTACTGCGTCTTCGCGGGCCAGAACGACACCGACGAGGACGCGCGCAACCTCGCCGCCGTCACGCGATGGGCGCCGTCCAAGGTCAACCTGATCGTGTACAACCCCGTCCAAGGGACGGGCTTCACCTCGCCGCCAGAGGCCGAGTTGGACCGCTTCATTCGCGCGCTCGTGCGCGAGGAGGTCCGCGTGACCGTCCGCCGCAGCCGCGGCCAGGACATCGACGCCGCCTGCGGCCAGCTCGCCACGCGGGAAGCCGCCTAG
- a CDS encoding dihydrofolate reductase family protein, which yields METAPRRVVVSEFVSLDGVMENPSWTAPYWNDEIATFKGEEDSTADSLLLGRVTYEMFSAVWPTSEDPGAPRINSLHKHVASTTLTQDDLDRVGWNATLLEGDVAEAVRTLKQEPGGDLLVWGSAELARTLIAHDLVDEYRLIVYPVVLGGGKRLFGTEAATLDLVETRPFKSGATGLVYRPASQGAV from the coding sequence ATGGAAACTGCACCTCGCCGCGTCGTCGTCTCGGAATTCGTCTCGCTCGACGGCGTGATGGAAAACCCGTCCTGGACCGCGCCCTACTGGAACGATGAGATCGCCACGTTCAAAGGAGAGGAGGACTCCACCGCCGACTCCCTCCTCCTCGGGCGCGTGACGTACGAGATGTTCTCAGCTGTCTGGCCCACGTCCGAGGACCCCGGTGCCCCACGCATCAACTCGCTCCACAAGCACGTCGCCTCGACGACATTGACCCAGGACGACCTCGACCGGGTCGGCTGGAACGCGACGCTGCTCGAAGGCGATGTCGCAGAGGCCGTACGCACGTTGAAGCAGGAGCCGGGCGGGGACCTCCTCGTGTGGGGGAGCGCCGAGTTGGCCCGGACACTGATCGCTCACGACCTCGTGGACGAGTACCGGCTGATAGTGTACCCCGTTGTGCTCGGGGGCGGGAAGCGTTTGTTCGGAACTGAGGCCGCGACGCTGGACCTCGTTGAGACGCGGCCGTTCAAGTCCGGTGCGACCGGGCTGGTGTACCGGCCCGCTTCTCAGGGGGCGGTATAA
- a CDS encoding lysylphosphatidylglycerol synthase domain-containing protein, which translates to MPPVRSLLRAAAILIPIGVAANVAISLATTDRALLASLADVPLATLGLVLGLSAVPWLTQSARMTVWSWFVGRPLRFWTAFRLYAGGVLGSAVTPTAVGGGSIRWALATRHGVPGGTAATLLTVEGIQDILFIALAIPAALAFSSAGEDEAIRGALGRFAWGVDAPAVIIVGSGVALGLLSWALFRAAARGRLGGFWRGRALRLGARLRRPVVRGARDVRRTFALVAARGKGPFALTFLLTAIQWTARYSVATVVIAALGGPFQPLLFWLLGWMTYAVSSAAPTPGAAGAAEATFALLHAPFVGAGILGLTAAVWRLVLFYLPAAVAAFVYPLFVVRDAIQPSED; encoded by the coding sequence ATGCCCCCGGTCCGCTCGCTTCTCCGCGCCGCCGCGATCCTGATCCCGATCGGCGTCGCGGCCAACGTCGCCATTTCCCTGGCGACGACCGACCGCGCGCTCTTGGCGTCGCTGGCCGACGTGCCTCTAGCGACGCTCGGGCTCGTGCTGGGGCTCAGCGCCGTCCCGTGGCTGACGCAGAGCGCGCGCATGACCGTGTGGTCGTGGTTCGTGGGACGGCCCTTGCGCTTCTGGACGGCGTTTCGCTTGTACGCCGGCGGCGTGCTGGGCTCGGCGGTGACGCCGACGGCCGTGGGCGGCGGCAGCATCCGGTGGGCGCTCGCGACGCGCCACGGCGTGCCCGGCGGCACGGCGGCCACGCTTCTCACCGTGGAGGGCATCCAAGACATCCTCTTCATCGCCCTCGCGATCCCTGCGGCCCTCGCGTTCTCGTCGGCCGGCGAGGACGAGGCCATCCGCGGCGCGCTCGGCCGCTTCGCGTGGGGCGTGGACGCCCCGGCGGTGATCATCGTGGGCTCGGGTGTGGCCCTGGGGCTGCTGTCCTGGGCGCTGTTCCGCGCCGCCGCCAGAGGCCGGCTCGGTGGCTTCTGGCGCGGTCGCGCGTTGCGCCTCGGCGCGCGGCTGCGGCGGCCCGTCGTGCGCGGCGCGCGCGACGTGCGGCGGACGTTCGCGCTCGTAGCCGCCCGCGGCAAAGGCCCGTTCGCGCTCACGTTCCTGCTGACGGCCATCCAGTGGACCGCCCGGTATTCGGTCGCGACGGTCGTCATCGCGGCGCTGGGCGGACCGTTCCAGCCGTTGCTGTTCTGGCTCCTGGGCTGGATGACCTACGCCGTGAGCAGCGCCGCACCGACGCCCGGGGCCGCTGGCGCCGCCGAAGCCACGTTTGCGCTGTTGCACGCGCCGTTTGTGGGCGCGGGCATCCTGGGTCTCACGGCGGCGGTCTGGCGGCTCGTGCTGTTCTACCTCCCGGCCGCCGTGGCGGCGTTCGTGTACCCGCTGTTCGTGGTGCGGGACGCGATCCAGCCGAGCGAGGACTGA
- a CDS encoding pyridoxal phosphate-dependent aminotransferase translates to MSETATDRHEEATRLVGRLSSRIRTVPPSGIRRFFEIAATMDDVISLGIGEPDFVSPQPVIEAAKASLDAGRTGYTANLGLAELRDAIAGELKDLHGLEYQSNEIVVTIGASEAMLIAMLALVDPGDEVLIPEPCFVSYGPSAFFAGGEVVYVPTRAENDFQVTAADIEARITDKTKVLFLGYPNNPTGAVLRQETMEEIAKLVVKHDLFVISDEIYSRLIYGEAFERGHVSVPALEGMWERTILLGGFSKNYAMTGWRIGYACAPRPIMEEMYKAHQYVVMSAPTMGQVGALAAIQHAQEDVENMRQSYDARRRYIVDGLREAGLPTFEPEGAFYCFPDITSTGLTSEEFAQQLLMEEKVACVPGGAFGPSGEGYLRCSYATSMENVQEATKRIARFARKVRGDA, encoded by the coding sequence ATGTCCGAGACCGCCACCGACCGCCACGAGGAAGCCACACGCCTCGTCGGGCGCCTCTCTAGCCGCATTCGCACCGTTCCGCCCTCGGGCATTCGGCGCTTTTTCGAGATCGCCGCCACGATGGACGACGTGATCTCGCTCGGCATCGGCGAGCCGGACTTCGTGTCGCCGCAACCCGTGATCGAGGCGGCCAAGGCCAGCCTGGACGCCGGGCGTACGGGCTACACCGCCAACCTCGGCCTCGCCGAGCTGCGCGACGCCATCGCGGGAGAGCTCAAAGACTTGCACGGCCTGGAATACCAGTCCAACGAGATCGTCGTCACGATCGGCGCGAGCGAGGCCATGCTGATTGCGATGCTGGCGCTCGTGGACCCCGGCGACGAGGTGCTGATCCCCGAGCCGTGCTTCGTGAGCTACGGCCCGAGCGCGTTCTTCGCCGGCGGCGAGGTGGTCTACGTGCCCACGCGCGCCGAAAACGATTTCCAGGTCACCGCCGCCGACATCGAAGCGCGGATCACGGACAAGACCAAGGTTCTCTTCCTGGGCTACCCCAACAACCCGACGGGCGCCGTGCTCCGCCAGGAGACGATGGAGGAGATCGCCAAGCTCGTCGTCAAGCACGACCTGTTCGTGATCTCGGACGAGATCTACAGCCGCCTGATCTACGGCGAGGCGTTCGAGCGCGGCCACGTGAGCGTGCCGGCGCTGGAGGGGATGTGGGAGCGCACGATCTTGCTGGGCGGCTTCTCGAAGAACTACGCCATGACCGGCTGGCGCATCGGCTACGCCTGCGCGCCGCGGCCCATCATGGAGGAGATGTACAAGGCGCACCAGTACGTCGTCATGAGCGCGCCCACGATGGGGCAGGTGGGGGCGCTGGCCGCCATCCAGCATGCGCAAGAGGACGTGGAGAACATGCGCCAGAGCTACGACGCGCGCCGCCGCTACATCGTGGACGGGTTGCGCGAGGCGGGCCTGCCCACGTTCGAGCCCGAGGGGGCGTTCTACTGCTTCCCGGACATCACGAGCACCGGCCTCACGTCCGAGGAGTTCGCGCAGCAACTGCTGATGGAGGAGAAAGTGGCGTGCGTGCCCGGCGGCGCCTTTGGCCCGAGCGGCGAGGGCTACCTCCGCTGCTCCTACGCCACGAGCATGGAGAACGTACAGGAGGCCACCAAGCGGATCGCCCGGTTCGCGCGGAAGGTCCGGGGCGATGCCTAG
- a CDS encoding cytochrome c peroxidase, translated as MIRAALTLLTSGAVLLAAFSSRVVQEPDLPETPLEYADIPLPAHLTITPVRALDNTPEDNPITNAGATLGRVLFYDTRLSDNLTVSCGTCHRAENGFSDPRPKSVGLHGSETPRHSMGLAFARYYGSGAMFWDERSATLEEQVLVPIEDPVEMGLSLDVLTARLDAEPFYADLFTAAFGSPEASGDRIARALAQFVRSMVAADSRYDRARAATPGRPDPPLAGFTAAENRGLGVFTRAGRCNTCHLGDLFVGDIPRNNGLDAVTTDPGAGGGRFKAPSLRNVGLTAPYMHDGRFATLEEVVEHYDSGVQDHPQLDARLRAFSPTGNANPPRRLGLSDQEKADLVAFLHTLTDVDFTTDERWQDPFRPSTATAAPEASRLRLDAPSPNPASGATAFRFALGAPGPVALEVFDARGRRVAMLANGNRAAGEHTVRLNAAPLAPGAYVARLRTGGESRSVRFAVAR; from the coding sequence ATGATCCGCGCCGCGCTCACCCTGCTCACCTCTGGCGCCGTGCTCCTCGCGGCGTTCTCGTCGCGCGTGGTGCAGGAGCCCGACCTGCCGGAGACGCCGCTGGAGTACGCGGACATCCCGCTCCCCGCGCACCTCACGATCACGCCGGTCCGCGCGCTGGACAACACGCCAGAGGACAACCCGATCACGAACGCGGGCGCGACGCTGGGGCGCGTGCTGTTCTACGACACGCGGCTTTCGGACAACCTGACGGTCTCGTGCGGCACGTGCCACCGCGCCGAGAACGGGTTTAGCGATCCGCGCCCGAAGTCGGTCGGGTTGCACGGGAGCGAGACGCCGCGCCACTCGATGGGGCTCGCATTCGCGCGCTATTACGGCTCCGGAGCGATGTTCTGGGACGAGCGCTCCGCGACGCTTGAAGAGCAGGTGTTGGTGCCCATCGAGGACCCAGTCGAGATGGGCCTGAGCCTGGACGTTCTCACCGCTCGGCTGGACGCCGAGCCGTTCTACGCCGATCTCTTTACCGCCGCCTTCGGGTCGCCAGAGGCCTCTGGCGACCGCATCGCGCGGGCGCTCGCGCAGTTCGTGCGCTCGATGGTGGCCGCCGACTCACGCTACGACCGCGCCCGAGCCGCGACGCCCGGCCGGCCGGATCCGCCTCTGGCGGGATTCACGGCGGCGGAGAACCGTGGGCTCGGGGTGTTCACGCGCGCGGGCCGCTGCAACACGTGCCACCTGGGCGACCTGTTCGTGGGGGACATTCCCCGCAACAACGGGCTGGACGCCGTCACGACGGACCCCGGGGCAGGAGGGGGGCGGTTCAAGGCGCCGAGCCTCCGCAACGTCGGTCTAACGGCACCCTACATGCACGACGGCCGGTTTGCGACGCTCGAAGAGGTGGTGGAGCACTACGACTCCGGCGTGCAGGATCACCCGCAACTGGACGCCCGGCTACGGGCCTTCAGTCCCACGGGCAACGCCAACCCGCCCCGCCGGCTCGGCCTCTCCGACCAGGAGAAAGCGGACCTGGTCGCGTTTCTCCACACGCTGACCGATGTGGACTTCACGACGGACGAGCGCTGGCAAGACCCCTTCCGCCCGAGCACCGCCACGGCCGCGCCAGAGGCTTCGCGACTGCGCCTGGACGCCCCGAGTCCCAACCCAGCCTCTGGCGCCACGGCGTTCCGGTTCGCGCTCGGTGCTCCCGGCCCAGTCGCGCTGGAAGTGTTCGACGCCAGAGGCCGACGGGTGGCAATGCTGGCGAACGGCAACCGCGCAGCGGGCGAGCACACGGTGCGGCTGAATGCCGCGCCTCTGGCGCCGGGCGCGTACGTCGCGCGGCTCCGCACCGGAGGCGAGTCGCGCAGCGTGCGGTTCGCGGTCGCGAGGTAG
- a CDS encoding outer membrane beta-barrel protein: MRVLLVLLALVLFTADAEAQRRGQTLAREGDLALTVGLVGLDDLALRPLDGGIGLRYRLTDRSVVGASVGLTFADRDQENQSDNVESFDESDTFGSSVSLWTERHVGRSRVVSPFIGLGARARFVRTDASNTFEPSCDPTVSCPPVTRTLDAETVSVGGALLLGAEVKLARGITLGGAYTLGVDYSETSRTTTVSGPDVAGGGSGTSKSWSYGVGTTDLSLSVYF; this comes from the coding sequence ATGCGCGTCCTGCTCGTCCTTCTCGCCCTCGTCCTGTTCACCGCCGATGCCGAGGCCCAACGCCGGGGCCAGACGCTGGCGCGAGAAGGCGACCTCGCCCTCACCGTCGGACTCGTCGGCCTGGACGATCTCGCGCTCCGCCCGTTGGACGGTGGGATCGGTCTCCGCTACCGGCTGACGGATCGGAGCGTTGTCGGCGCGTCGGTTGGCCTGACGTTCGCGGACCGCGACCAGGAGAACCAGTCCGACAACGTCGAGAGCTTCGACGAATCGGACACGTTTGGATCGTCGGTCTCGCTGTGGACCGAGCGGCACGTCGGCCGCTCCCGCGTCGTGTCGCCCTTTATCGGCCTCGGCGCCCGCGCGCGCTTTGTCCGCACGGACGCCAGCAACACCTTTGAGCCCTCGTGCGACCCGACGGTCAGCTGCCCACCCGTCACGCGAACGCTGGACGCCGAGACCGTCTCCGTCGGCGGCGCGCTCCTGCTGGGGGCCGAAGTCAAACTCGCCCGGGGCATCACGCTGGGTGGCGCGTACACCCTCGGGGTGGACTATTCCGAGACCTCTCGGACCACGACGGTCTCGGGTCCAGACGTGGCGGGCGGAGGCTCGGGCACCTCGAAAAGCTGGAGCTACGGCGTCGGCACGACCGACCTCAGCCTGTCCGTCTACTTCTAG
- the prfB gene encoding peptide chain release factor 2, whose amino-acid sequence MDDLIERVSDLERYLDIAGRRETLDTLKARRLEPGFWDDNDRARTTEQAISAEKSWIDAYDALVERRDDLLTLQEMQDEDPDSDLSGEIDAERQRLEKGIETLELRGMLSGEDDHRTAILTINSGAGGTDAQDWAEMLLRMYTRYAERQGYTPTLLEYQEAEEAGIKSASLRIEGPYAYGYLHAESGVHRLVRMSPFGSGDKRQTSFASVFVYPEIDDEIEVDIKPDDLELQTFRSGGKGGQNVNKVETGARLIWTGTLSNGEEARVVAESTEQRSQMQNRERSMQMLKSRIYALEQAIREAAKNAEEAGKKKIEWGSQIRSYVFQPYTMVNDHRTEVKNPDVQSVIDGDLDAFIKAYLLQESGPTT is encoded by the coding sequence ATGGACGACCTCATCGAACGCGTCAGCGACCTGGAGCGCTACCTCGACATCGCGGGACGGCGCGAGACCCTCGACACGCTCAAAGCGCGCCGCCTGGAGCCCGGCTTCTGGGACGACAACGACCGCGCCCGCACAACCGAGCAGGCCATCTCGGCCGAGAAAAGCTGGATCGACGCCTACGACGCGCTCGTGGAGCGGCGCGATGACCTGCTCACGCTCCAGGAGATGCAGGACGAGGACCCGGACTCGGACCTCTCCGGCGAGATCGACGCCGAGCGCCAGAGGCTGGAAAAAGGCATCGAGACGCTCGAACTCCGCGGCATGCTCTCCGGCGAGGACGACCACCGCACGGCAATTCTCACCATCAACAGCGGCGCCGGCGGGACGGACGCGCAGGACTGGGCGGAGATGCTGCTCCGGATGTACACCCGCTACGCCGAGCGCCAGGGCTACACGCCGACGCTCTTGGAGTACCAGGAGGCGGAAGAGGCGGGTATCAAGAGCGCCAGCCTGCGCATCGAGGGGCCATACGCGTACGGCTATCTCCACGCCGAGAGCGGCGTACACCGGCTCGTTCGGATGAGCCCGTTTGGCTCGGGCGACAAGCGGCAGACCTCGTTTGCGAGCGTGTTCGTCTACCCAGAGATCGACGACGAGATCGAGGTGGACATCAAGCCGGACGACCTCGAACTCCAGACCTTCCGCTCGGGCGGCAAGGGCGGCCAGAACGTGAACAAGGTGGAGACCGGCGCGCGGCTGATCTGGACCGGCACGCTGAGCAACGGCGAAGAGGCGCGCGTCGTCGCGGAATCGACGGAGCAGCGCTCGCAAATGCAGAACCGCGAGCGGTCCATGCAGATGCTTAAGAGCCGGATCTACGCGCTGGAGCAGGCCATCCGCGAGGCGGCGAAAAACGCCGAGGAGGCCGGCAAGAAAAAGATCGAGTGGGGCAGCCAGATCCGCTCCTACGTCTTCCAGCCCTACACGATGGTGAACGACCACCGGACCGAGGTCAAAAACCCCGACGTGCAGAGCGTGATCGACGGCGACCTCGACGCCTTTATCAAAGCGTACCTCCTCCAGGAATCTGGACCCACGACATGA